The Zea mays cultivar B73 chromosome 7, Zm-B73-REFERENCE-NAM-5.0, whole genome shotgun sequence DNA segment TCCCTCTCCCTGCGTAGCGGCTCTGCGGCGGTGGCGGTCAACGCCGTTACGTTCTTCGTCGTGTACGTCGTCGAGGTCGTTGTGCACTTGTGCTGGGCCTCGCGCTCTCCTCAAAGTTCCCCTCAGTTTTCTCCCCCTCCTTGTCTCTTCTCCGGCAACGAGCACCAAGAGATGGTATGCCTACAGCTTTTCTTCTCTTACTATTGCGCAAAACTGAGCAGCACCCAAAAGCCTAACTTAAGATATTTGGCTATTTGTAATCAGACCTGAACCTGTTTCAGGGTGTTCTTCTGAACCATTCTGTATTGATTTTGTTGGACAGTGGCAGTTCACATACTTTTGTCAGTAATCATCTTAGAGACAAACACCAGCCTACTCATGTGGTGCCCATATCGGTTAGTGTTCGTGTGGCTAATGGAGAGGTGTTGCTTTGTGAAGAAAAATGGTTGCAGGTTCCATGGCAAATTCAGGGTTGCACATTTCTTTCAGACATCCTGTTTCTTCCTTTGCGCGGTTGTGACATGGTAGTTGGAATGGATTGGTTGCAAACCTTCAGTCCCATGCGAGTTGATTGGGTACAACAGTGGTTAGCCATTCCTTACCAGGGACAAGAATTTATATTGTATGGTCATACACATCCAATACCAGAGTGCACTGTGGTGGAACTACTTTTGGTCAGTGACGACACATCCGTCCGTCCAAGCTCTCAGTTACCGGATCAGATTCAGGCACTCTTGGAGCAATATGCTTCTATCTTTGAGGATCCTCAAGGTTTGCCACCCTCTCATGATTGTGACCATACTATACCTTTAGTGCCGGGTGCCCAACTGTTCACAATGCGGCCTTATCGATATCCCCCACAATTGAAAGATGAGATTGAACGACAAGTTCATGACATGCTCCAGCAGGGTGTTATTCAGAAAAGTCAGAGTGCCTTTGCTTCCCCGGTTCTTTTGGTCAAGAAAAAGAATAACACCTGGCGCTTCTGTGTGGATTATCGCTATCTCAATGCCTTGACAATCAAGAGCAGGTATCCAGTTCCTGTTTTCGATCAATTGATGGACGAGATAGCAAATACCCAGTGGTTTAGCAAATTGGATATTAAATCCGGGTATCAGCAAATCCTGTTAAAACCAGGGAGGAATTCAAAACAACATTTCAGACTCACATGGGACATTATGAGTTCAGAGTGATGGCGTTTGGTTTGACCGGTGCACCAAATACTTTTCTAGCTGCTATGAGTGAGACTTTACAGTCAGTCCTACGTAAGTGTGTTTTGGTTTTTATTAggacttgttttcaaatgctatgaattaagaacaaggcaacataaaagggTTAATATTAGAACCCTtcatccttcaaagcattatatcTCTTAAGATATaaagatcttcagacgaagggtgtgaaggacataccttcgacaTTTTAACACATATTAATGAACGAAGAGGCAtataaaacatgagaaataacataaataatcatatgGCATCATTAATATCCTCAAATCATATTATTATGAACAAAcgtgaacaatatcgaattacatttataccttcggctcgtCAGAAGGCAAAGATCCAAGTGTAACGTGTGAGCAAATACGAATCAGCgtaaacagtacggggtactgttcatctatttataggcacagggcgcagcctgtgagatattacattcatatcctttacaaaagattacaactaTGACACAGGCTCTCATGGACTAATcggtcattttatctttaagcCGGTGCGATCCTTCGTCTTGATACATGTTACTGTGTCGAAGCTTAATGGATGGTGGCTTCGgtgctgcttttgagaggatctgtcgAAGGCATCTCCTCtttcaggatcttcggcgacgaagcataccccaaacagcaccccaacatgttgtactcttctctgagcctccttctgcttcttgttagctggctctgagcacgaaccgtctgttatcgggagcactaactttgtagccgaagcagctttagcTTGCttgttggacgaagccatcagctcaatcagtggaagtgagttcacggaGATAGGCGTCAATgtttgggacttgttctcaaatgctatgaattaagaacaagacaacataaaagggTTAATAGTTAGAACtcctcgtcctttgaagcattatatctcttaggatataaagatcttcagacgaagggtgcgaaggacataccttcgacaTTTTAACACATATTATTGAAGGAAGAGacatataaaacatgagaaataacataaataatcatatgacatcattaatatcctCAAATCATATTATTATGAACAAAcgtgaacaatatcgaattacatttataccttcggctcgtcagaaggcaaagatccaagtgtgacgtgtgaGCAAATacgaatcagcgtgaacagtacgggggtactgtccatctatttataggcacagggcacagcctgtgagatattacattcatgtcctttacaaaagattacaattatgacacagGCTCTCATGGACTAATCGGTCATTTTATCTTTAAATCGGTGcgatccttcgtcttgagacatgttacTGTGCCGAAGCTTCATGGATGATGACTTCGacgctgcttttgagaggatctgtcgAAGGCATCTTCTCTTTTatgatcttcggcgacgaagcatacccccaacaatttTCTTCGATGATATACTGATGTACAGTCCATCATTTGAGGAGCACCTCTGTCATTTGACTACGGTGTTTCAGCTACTCATGAGGGATCATTGGAAGGTCAATCTGGCTAAATGTGATTTTGCCCAACAGTCAGTAGTATATTTGGGTCATGTTATAAGTGCTCAAGGTGTATCTACTGATCCCACAAAGATTCAAGTTATTGAACAATGGTCTACTCCAACATCGGCCAAAGAGCTTCGCAATTTTCTTGGGTTGGCGGGTTTTTATCTCAAATTTGTGCGTCACTTTGGTATAATCAGTCGACCCCTTTTTAACTTACTCAAGAAACATGAGTTGTTCATTTGGACACCAGAACATCAAACAACCTTCGAGCTACTTAAAACAACATTGATCACTGCTCCAGTACTGGCCTTACCAGACTTCACAAAACCATTTTGTATTTACATTGATGCCTGTCAGTACGGAATTGGTGTTGTTCTCATGCAGCAAGGACATCCCTTAGCTTTCCTCAGTCGTGCTTTCGGTCCTCAGAATCAAAGATTGTCGACTTATAAAAAGGAATACCTTGCTATTATATTAGCAGTGTCCCACTGGCGTTCTTATCTTTAGTTGGCAGAATTCGTCATATATACTGACCACAACAGTTTAGCTCAACTGAAAGAGCAACGATTGCACACTACTTGGCAACAAAAGGCTTACTCCAAATTAGCCGGGATGTAATATCGCATTATTTATAAGAAAGGTATAGAGAATGCTGCTGCTGATGCCCTTTCTCGCCAGCCCAACCATAACGTTTCTTGTTTCTCAATTTCCCAATGCTCACCTACTTGGTTGCAAGATGTTTTTTTAAAGAGAAAGGCAAAAGATTTGTCATTCCAATATATTAGAAGAGATAAAAAACTTAACAAACAGACACGGCCCGAAAAACTTACAATAATGATCTAGATAGAACACTGACGCTTAAAAGAAATGACCCAAAAACCCCCCTGACCGGGATCCCAGCCGCTACAGACAGGCTACACCTCCACCAATGAGCTCTTTCACCACCTGCACCATTTGCTCTGTCGTTCTTTGTTGATCCTTAAAGATTCTGTTGTTTTTTTCTAGCCATAAACTCCACCAGAAATATATTATGAGGCCATCAAAACTTTTTCTTGATTGCTTACTACAGAGCATCCTCAGTCTAAACCACCACGCGTGTAGTGATCCGGTTTTGGAAATACCGTCCAGGAACCGCAAATCAGCCCAAATCAGGATCATGCTCCATGCTTCCTCGGCGAAGGGGCAATCCTTACAAAGGTGAGCCGCTGTCTCCGGAGACACATTACAAAGCGAACAATTTTGGTTGCAAGGCCAACCCCGTTTTTGCAGATTGTCTGAAGTTAATATTTTATTATGCAACAATGTCCAAGCAAAGAAACGACATTTTGGTTCAGTTTTGGCTTTTCAAATGGGAATGATGTGGGTTTTACAGAAGTTCGTTGTGAACTAAATTTTGTAGGCGCTACTTGAACTGTATTCCCCATCTGCCGACCATCTCCAAGAAATAGTGTCTTCGAGTTCATTGAGACCTTGCGCGTTGTAGCCGGTTATGAGAACAACACGGTGGCTCAAGACTTGTTAGCTAAACTCAGTCTCAATGCCGGGCAGTGGGGCAAGTATTCCCTGGTCAATGGTGTTATCCGTTATAAGGTTCATATTTGGTTAGACAGTAACACATCATTACAACAGCAAGTCTTGAAGGCTCTGCATGATTCTCCTCTAGGGGGGCATTCTGGTGTTCCAGCGACATATCGGCGTCTAAAGCAGCTGTTTCATTGGTCAGGGATGCATTCGATAGTGCATTCTTATGTTCAGTCTTGTGCTGTCTGCCAACAAGCTAAACCAGATCGTTCTAAGTACCCTGGTCTGCTTCAACCACTTCCGGTACCTTCTCAAGCATGGCATACAATTTCTTTGGATTTTGTGGAAGGTTTTCCACGTTCTGGTCGTGCTAACTGTATATTAGTGGTGGTCGATAAATTTTCGAAATATGGTCATTTTCTGCCACTGTTGCATTCTTTTACAGCCTCCAAGGTAGCTAAATTGTTTTTGGACAACGTCTATAAACTCCATGGACTCCCTCACTGCATTATATCTGATCGGGATCGCATCTTCACAAGCAGTTTTTGGCAGTCCTTTTTTCAGCTGACTGGTACGCAACTGAATTTGTCATCTGCATATCATCCGCAATCGGACGGCCAAACTGAGCGTTTAAATCAATGTTTGGAAACCTTCCTACGTTACTTTGTTCACACCTGTCCTACAAAGTGGTTGCAATGGATTTCGGTTGCTGAGTACTGGTACTATACAAGTTATCAGTCTGCTCTTGGACATACACCATTTGAAGTTCTTTACGGGTATGCACCTAAACATTTTGGTATTCCTATGGAGACTACTGTGCCGGTCCTAGAATTGGCTGTGTGGTTACAGGAACGCGAAGTAATGACCAAGGTGATCAAACTTCATTTGCTGCGAGCACAGGAGCGCATGAAATGACAGGCAGACAAGCAGCGGTCGGAGCGTACATTTTCAGTTGCTGATGTGGTCTATATGAAACTCCAACCCTATGTTCAGTCGTGAGTGGTGCCCCGTTCTAATCACAAGCTACCCTTCAAGTTTTTTGGGCCATACACCATAGTGGAACGCGTGGGCACTGTTGCTTACCGTTTGCAGTTGCCTACCTCCAGTAACATCCATCTGGTGTTTCACGTTTCACAATTGAAACGTGCTATAGACCGTGATCAGGCCTTGGTTCCTCATATTCCATTACCTGACTATGCCCTGCAGGTTCCCCTCAAGGTTCTCCAGCGCCAGATGATCACAAGGGGTGGAGAGATCATATCTCAAGTCAAAGTCCATTGGTCCAACATGGCTGAGGAATTAGCAACCTGGGAGGATGAAGAAGCTTTGCGTGCAAGATTCCCGGCGGCTCCAGCTTGGGAACAAGTTTCCTCCCAAGCCTGGAGGAATATCAGCACCGGTGAAAAGAACGCGACAGCAACGGCAAGAGCACTAGCAGCAGCAACCATGTCGACGCCAGCAGTGGCACAAGCGGGCGATGGTCACGAACGGCAAGCGCGGGAGCGTCGTTTGAACTCGAAGTATTATGGGCCTCATTGGGCCATATAAGCCGTGTGGGCTAAAACCGTGAGCAGTGCGCTGAACAAACAATACACCTTCCCCTACTCACGATTCGCTCTCACCCATCTGGCCATCCGCCCATCCGTCCTATCCTGGGAGAGAAATGTGGTATTATGAAACACGACGGATGCGGCTTTGACGAAATAGAGGCTCAGGCGAGGGTTTCTCCGTTATGGAAAAGCTGAGCATAGCCAACACTCTAAAGTGGAAATGGCAGCTCTATTAACAGTTAACGACGACCTCAAACTCACGCCGTTATATTTCCGTTACCATATACGTGAGGCCTACTCGCTCTTACTGCCGTCCACCCGAGTCTCCGCCCAaacaaaccctagccgccgcacCCTAGCCGTCGCACCATTGCCGCCGCACTAGAGCAGCCGCACTCAAAACCCCATGGATCGAACTGCTCCCCTCGTCGCTGTTTCAGAGGCTGTAGTTGCTGCACGTGCCGCGGCTGTTGCTGCGGCGGAGGCAAGATGTGCGGCGGTGGTGGCTGAGAAGGAGGCACTAGCGGCGGTGCAATCTGCGACTATTGCCGTCGATAAGGTTGAACAAGTCGTCGAAGCTTGCAAGTATCGAAGCTTTATTGAAGATAACTCCATGGTGACATCCTTGGTGATTGAATTTCTTTCTCACTTCCTTTGCCGCATTAGGAATACTTGACAGCTAATGTTGACCAAGGGTGAGTATTATTCTGTtcacaagtgtttgaactagtttTATTTGTGCAGGAACATGTTGATGTTAAGTATCACATTAGCATCAAGAACTCACTCTGATATGCCATTCAAGAGATGAGGAGGCAATCTTCACTGTTACATACCATTAATGGGTTGTGTTGTAGTATCCCAGAAGTTGAAGGGGGTAAGGTTGGAAAGCTTGCTGGCCATTTGAAGGTTATCTGCAAGAGCCTCGAGAAAACTTCAATTGTGTGTGAAGAAGATCTGGAGAATAAATCTCCTGGTTGGGACCTTCATCATCCCCCTTCAGATGTTGAAGACTCCAACACTTCATATATTGAGGACCCAATTGATGGATACGTGTCAGAAGATCCAGAGCTATGGGAAATGGTGTTTGATGACATGAAGTGGGAGGAGAATAAAGTGGCTGTCTCTTTGGCCGAGCATTGTCGTATTTGGGGCTACGACTATGACCAGATGTATGATCGTGAGACGAAGTAAGACTTTCTGTGATGAAGCAAGTAACCAGTTATGCAGCCTTTTGGTGATGTCAAGTAACCAGTTATGCAGCCTTTTGTGATGTCAAGACATTCTGTTTGTGTCAAGACATACTTATGAACTTGTAATCTGTGAGAAGGTTGATTCTGCTTGTAACAGAATTCTAAGACTATATAACTGCTTGTAAGATCACAAGCTGTTAATCTTGGAGGTGGTTGTGTAATCTGTGAGGTGGTTGTGTTGATGTTCTGTTCACATTATGTTTCTGTTGACATTATGTATCTACTTCAATGTTAATCTAGCTGATCATTGCAGTCAAGTAGAAAGAAGGTGAGCATACCCAGAAACATACTGGGAAACATACTAGCTGATCATACAGACTGCCGAACACTAACAGAAACTAGCTGGGAACACAGAAACATACTTTGTGGGAGTAAACAGCTTGTGAACACAGAAACATACTAGCTGGGAACTCAGTAACTTCCCAGAAGTTTGGGAACAGCGACGAGGTGGTTATGCGCATTGGAAGTTACTGACTTGGGAAAGCAAACAGGCTGCGCTGTTTCTGACCTCAGTTTCATACCATCGCCCAGCACACAGGGAAACCTCAGTTTCATACCATCGCCCAGTTTCTGACCTCAGTAATTTCCATTCTGGGAACACAAATACTAATACAGACTGGGAGCACAAATACTAGCTGGGAACACTAACACAGAAACAAATACACATTCTGGGAACACATTATCGGAACACTGACACATACTGTCATTGCGCAAACAGACATAATGTGAACATAACATGTTTCTGCGAGCACAAATACACAGTCAAGTCTGGGAGCACAAACTGTCTTCTCGAATGGAACAAATAGAAATTGTGGGAGCACATACACAGTCCTTGTGTCACATACTAGCTGATCATACACATACTAGCTTCAAGTTTCTATTCCCTTGTCGCAGCACGCTTAAAGTTTTTCCTAGGAGTTATTTTCTTAACAAGCCACTTGACACTCCTTGGCGGAGAACTAGGAGTTTCCACACGTACTAGTGCTGCAAGTCCGAACAGATAGCCAGTACTTCAAGTTCGCCAACagccttcttcaattgtgacatgaACCAAATCCAACTATCAACAGTCTCAGATTGAAAAAACCCAAATGCTAAAGGATACATCCAAttatgcccatcgacagcagttaCTGAAGCAAGTTGCCCATCCCATCTCCCGTTAGTCGAGTCAACACTTAGGTATGGTCTACAACCATCCCTAAAACCTGAGATGCACGGCCCTAGGGCACAAAAGAAACGGTTGAAATAGTACTTCTCATCCTCTAAAACCACATCAATCTCTACAATGCTATCAGGCTCCTTAGCCAGTACTGCCTCCCGCCACGAGAATAGTAGCTTGAAACTCTCCTCCCAACTGCCAAACAACTCTTCTAATGCCTTCTCATTCCCCTTCCAAACTGTGTCATAACCAATAGTGACATTGTGAACTCCTTGGAGTGTATCTTGCAATTCCTTAGCACCCATATTTGGTTTCTTCATAAGTAGTGGCAACGCGTGAAAAGCTACCCATCCACAACTTGGTGTAGTCGTCTTCCTCCTTCCACTAGATGTGCAAGTATGCGAATCATGCAATACAGCAACCTGCAAAATTATCGAATTACAACTTCGATCACAAACAAAACCTAAAATCAAGACATAGCTTTGGTAAATATGTATGAATTAACATACCACAATGGTCGGTAATCCTTTCTTTTCCTCTCTTGCATAAATCCTCCAGGGGCAGTCACCACCTTTACAATATCCGACGTATCTGGTAGTCGAAGTTACATCGATCCCAAGCTCGAACTCATGCTTTATGGCATACTGCCTCATAGCAATTCGAAATTCCTTCATGTTAGGAAACAAACTACCAGGTTGCATTGACGGATTCATTTTATCATACATGACCCTCTTCTCATTTGGCAGATAGTCTTCAAATGTTTGGTCTATAGTGTTGTCTCCAAAATTAATAGGCTCCGATTGATCCAAATTACTTGTACCACCTAAAACGGCTTCATCTCTTGTATTATCCTGTGCATTTTCCCCCTCGTTGAATCCTAGTTGAGAAAACATCTGCATCTCACTAACAACATCACGACtaccttcctcctcccaaaaatcACATAGTACCATAGATTCCCAATCTAATCTCGATTTGTCTTGTACCTTATCATTGTCCTGGATGACAAGTAAATACTAAGTGCAGTTACATATAATCCTAAGCTCACTATACTTTACATATATGAAGCACAACTCACCTCATTAACATTATTTCCACCTAATGCATCTAGAGGTAGGGAACTTGGACAAGGGGGTGAAGACATTACAGGACCTGTCATTAAATCTACAAATAATTTACAAATATTAAAGGATATGTCTGCATACCACAAACAAGACATAAATATCTACCTGGAGGGGAAGAAATGACTATGTCTGCATCTTTGAACAACTCCAAATCAACCATGGTGGATCCACTACAAACAGAGACCAAGCTAGATATAGTTGGGGGAGAGAGACGAATGGGGGGAGATAAATTGAAAGAATGAAGAACAACACAGATAGACTCACGGGTGCGTATGGTCAGAAGCAGCGGCCTCCTTCATTCGGGTAAATGCGCACGGACGGGGATGGAGGAGACCTAGCGACGCACGGACGACGTATGGTCGGAGGCAGCGGCGCCCGGCTATGGAGAATGCGACGGAGATGGAGGAGAAGGGGACCGGGATGGAGGAGACCGAGAAGGAGACCTAGCGACGGAGAACGGACGGCGACGAGGCTGGGGGACGGAACCAGGTTAATAGAGTTGTTAACCTGTTAATAGAGCTGTCATTTCCATTTTAGAGTGTTGGCTATACCCAACTTTTCCATAACGGAGAAACCCTCGCCTGAGCCTCTATTTCGTCGAAGCCGCATCCGTCGTGTTTCGTAATACCAAATTTCTCATCCTGGAGTAGTGTTAACAGCGCCGCACCACCTCGTGCCGTGGGAGGTCGAGCTCGTCAATGCGACGCTCCTCGGAGAGCAGCGCCTCCTCCTGCGCGTTCTTCTTTGGCGCGAGGGCGGGCGGGACGGAGGGCGccgaggaggaggcggcggcggaggagctagggttagggttcgcCGCCGCCGTCTGAGCTGCGGCGTCGAGGTTGCTGGGGTCGGAACCGGTAGCAGCTGCGGCGGAATTCGCGGAGGGCGCCGACGTGCCGGCCTTGGCGAGGACCTGGCGGTGCTCTTCGCGGCGCTTCTGGAGCTGCTTCTGCTCCAGCTCCGACCGCCGCACGAAGCTCTTGCCCCCGAAGTCGGCCGTCGCCGCCTTCCGCTTCTTCTCCAGTTCCCGCTTCAGCAGATCCATTACGCCCGCCGTCCAGTTCGGCTTCGATTCTCCGAGAGGCGGTGCACCGTGCCGGTGCTGCGGATACCGGCCGTGTACGCGTTCCCCCAAATAGAGGAGGACTCGACCCAACTTGGATCGTGTTGTGGGCAGACTAATAAAGCGTGCAAGTCTGTTACCGACCATGTCGCAgcagccggcgccggcgccgccatATCGGCCGTATAGGCAGGTGAGGGAGGCGACGCCCCACAGCCGGGCGGTCTCCTGCTTGCGGTTCTCCCCCTGCGGGCGCCTCCTCGCGACAGCCTCCCTCGACGGAACGGTAGCGCTGCTCTCCCCGTCCTCACTGACCGTAATCGCCGTCCTGCGCGGTCACTCTGACGGCGTTTCCGACCTGTCCTGGTCCACGGAGTCGTTCTACCTCTG contains these protein-coding regions:
- the LOC103633325 gene encoding uncharacterized protein → MSCLWYADISFNICKLFVDLMTGPVMSSPPCPSSLPLDALGGNNVNEDNDKVQDKSRLDWESMVLCDFWEEEGSRDVVSEMQMFSQLGFNEGENAQDNTRDEAVLGGTSNLDQSEPINFGDNTIDQTFEDYLPNEKRVMYDKMNPSMQPGSLFPNMKEFRIAMRQYAIKHEFELGIDVTSTTRYVGYCKGGDCPWRIYAREEKKGLPTIVVAVLHDSHTCTSSGRRKTTTPSCGWVAFHALPLLMKKPNMGAKELQDTLQGVHNVTIGYDTVWKGNEKALEELFGSWEESFKLLFSWREAVLAKEPDSIVEIDVVLEDEKYYFNRFFCALGPCISGFRDGCRPYLSVDSTNGRWDGQLASVTAVDGHNWMYPLAFGFFQSETVDSWIWFMSQLKKAVGELEVLAICSDLQH